tcaatagcAGCTACTCTCTGTCTTTtatcattataaattaattgttttttgtGGACTAATTATAGAGAGGGTAGGCGAGGCGACTAAGCTGTTTCGAGGAATGACCTATTTTCGTATTTATTTAGTAGCTAGTAGCCATGCACATTATTAGGAGCAGGTTATATGTCAACAATCactagaataaataattaggaaTATTGAAAAGAGATGCTTTGTAACTACCTTGGAACAATATTTCtacaaaatatagtaaaaacaATAGCAAGTTGTTATCACTGAATTGACTTGAACAATTTAAGTGCGTGCTTCTGCACACTTTTGAGGAACTCAAGCGATAGGTTTAATCACAAATATTGATCGATATGGCAGCGGAGGCGGCAATCTCATCGGTGGTGGAGCTGCTCGGCAATCTGCTGATCGAGAAGGTGAACTCCCTGCGAGGCGTGGAGGGAAAGGTGCGGTCGCTGAAAGACGAGCTGAAATCGATGCAATCTTTTTTAAGAGACGCTAACAGAAGGGAAGCAAAAGAGGAAAGAGTGCGTGATTGGATACGGGAGCTCAGAGAAATCGCTTACGATGCCGAAGATACCATCGAAATGTTCCTCATCAATGTCGAGAATGTCAAGAGCAGAGGTCTTGTCAAGAGATGCACCAGCTTCCCGAAGCGCATGTACCACACCGACCGAATCGGGGATGAGATCGAGTCGATCCGCGCTAGGCTTGACGCGATCGATAAAAGCAGGGAGAGGTACGGGATACAGATTGTCGACGAGACGGAGATGTCGCAAGTGGAACTGCGGCGGAGGTTGTGTGCTTGGCAAAAAGACGAACACCTGGTGGGCGTGGAAGATACTGTGGAGAAGGTGATGCGAGAAGCGATTCTGGATGAGGAGAAGAGAGGGCTTTCGGTAGTGGTTATACAAGGCATGGGTGGGATCGGGAAATCCACACTTGCACGGGAGATATACAACCACCCCGCTGTCGTTTCCGGTCCATTCGATCGACGTGGTTGGGTTGTGGTGTCGAGTGAATTTGCGCCACAGGAGACGATCAAGCAGTTAATTTTCCAGCTGTCCGGATCGGAGGTGGAGAAAAAGGAAGTGATGGAAGAAATCCAGAAATTGGAGCAGTCGATGAAGGATAAGCAATTTCTCCTGCAAAAGCTTCAAGAGATGCTTCACAAACAACTGGAGGAATCAACTTATTTCATAGTTATGGATGACGTGTGGGAGCAAGACCATTGGGATTATTTCAACACTGCTTTCCCCCATCAACAAGGTATGCGGAAAACTTTGATATCTTTCCTATATTCAACAAATTCATTCTCACAAATAAAaactgaagaagaaaagattGTGATTTAGAGTATATTGGTCATTAATAATCAGGGGTTAAGgaataagagagaaataatgCTTTTTTTTAGGAAGACTAAAGTCTAATTTTGATCCCTCATAGTTGccataaaaaattttttggtTCCTTACATTAAGTTTGTTACCTTTTAGTTCCTAACATATCGTTCTGGTACATTTTGGTCGCAAACAAGATCACAAACTTAACGTATGAGATCCGAGAAAAACTTTATGGGAAATGTACGAGACCAAAGTTAGACTTTAGTcctatattataattaagttattaatttgatgaaaCATTTTGATTGTTAATTTTAACACAAAACGGTTATTTTAGATCAAAAcaatatgtttaggaccaaaatgtACTAAAACAATATGTAAGGGACCAAAAGGTTATAAACTTAATGTATAGGaccaaaaagaattttagGACAAATGTAATGGACTAAGATTAGACTTAAGTCTTTTAGGAACATATATTGTCTCATTATATTTCACTGAAAAATTGGCGCTTATTTAGAAATCATAGGAGattgttgttttttcattAAGTGTGAAATGCAAAAATGATATCTGAATTaaatgtactagtatattttagaTACTTTGTGAAAATATCTAGAGTATCTggacaaaattttaatttatttgagttattgttttattatttttagatatttttttatattaaggGGTATTTTAGTACatctaaattatttgtttctctcttttgTGACTTATTTATGAGTTATATCTCTCATCTCTCCACActctttcaatttatttatgatctatctttttcctattttccttctttctcatttatttcatttatgtcTCGTATAATTATTAGTTATACTTtcaaacaataaatattttaaaacaatgAATGGAATTAATACTAcaacaaaaactaatttaaattatatatgtcatattttagtttaataaaaataataatttcaataaacaataactaagaaaaaataagtCTTTCAAACATAACTTTAAGAATATCTATCTAGGTTTGtgctaaaatgacaacccctcttaaaatgacaccgtgacaccacttatacagcgatattataaacgctacacagcaatattacaaacactacacagcaatatatagattgttgtatagtgtgtcggatattacTGGACAAGAAATATTGCTGGATAAGAAATATTGCTTGATAAAGACTAGCAAATTGCTTGCCGtcttttttcagatttttttttgccacatgacagcttattattcgtccacgtgtacaaatgattggctaggaatggtggtatgatgttattctaaggggtggtggcaccctaacatgtcCCATcaatctatctatatatatgtccTCAGTCCTAATCCttcaatttattatactcctactacatAATAACCAATCTAAATTCGAAACTAATAGACTAAACAATTCAATCATATTGCAACATATCAATCTTATTTACATCATTCATGCTCCCTAAAAGATCTAGTATAATGATTATTGATTGCTCAAATGATGAGAGAGTGGAATTACTGTGTTTCTAAACCTTAGTTTCTATCTTTACAGATAAAACAAGTAGATTATTGCTTACAACCCGCAACAAGATTATTGCAAAGCATGATCAGTATGCGTTAAAGATGAAGCTTCTAGACCCGGAGAAAAGTTGGGAATTGTTCTTGAAGAAGGCATTCGTTAACAACACCAATGGCACATGTCCAGAAGAATTAGAGAGTATAGGCAAAAAAATCTTGGAAAAATGCGATGGTTTGCCATTAGCAATTAGTGTGGCGGGAGGCTTGCTTGTGGATTCTCAAGACAAGAGTAGATGGAAACAAGTTCTCGATCATATAGACTCCAATATCCTTGAGAACACCGTACCAAATATTTTGGCGTTGAGTTACCAGAATTTGTCTCCTCAATTGAAATCATGCTTCTTATGTGCAGCCTTTTTCAAGGAagactttattatctcttccaATGAGATAATAAGTATATGGCATGCACAAGGTTTGATCCAAGAGAAAGGAGGTAGAAGTGTTGTGGAGTGTGGAAGAGCTTACTTAAATGAGTTGATCAATCGAAGTATGCTTCAAATTCAGGATCTAACCATTGATGGTCAAGTCAAAGGGTTTCGTCTCCATGATCTTATTCGCGAGGTATGCATAGCCAAAGCAGAGCAGGAAATGAGTGTGAAGATTGTAAAGGGAGAGGAAGACGAGAGAGGATGTTCATCTGAATCCTCGTATAAACCTCGCCATCATGTTGTCTACAACAAATCTTCTGAAACTTTATCCTCGAATCAGAATAAGTATCTTCGCTCTGCTTTCCTCTTTAATGTTGGGGGGAAGAGtctaacaaataatattccatctCCTTACTGGAAGAGCTTCGAACTCCTTAAGATACTCTACCTTGATGGCTTTCCGTTTACAAAATTGCCCAGCTCTTTTCGGTGCTTAGTTGGATTGAAGTACTTGAGAATACATACAAATAACAGTTGGGAATATTTGAAGCTCCCGAGTTGGCTTGCTCGCTTTAATAAACTCGAGTTTCTTTACGTGGAATATGCACAGTTCACAGGTGTTGCACTGAAAATGGAAAGCTTGCTCAACTTCGGCGCACGTGGAGTACACGGAAAACCCATGAAAGTAGAGAATTGGAAAAGTATAGAGAGTTTGAAGGGTATCAGGCTAGAGGATTGGGTGGAGATGAGCTCAGGCCTAATGCCTAATTCTCATCTTCGTGAATTGCACATATATGTACGCATGATTGATAGTATGGATAGCATGATTGGGGATATGGATGGTATGGTAAGTAGGGGAAGAGCGTCCCTACAAACGATGACAAATCTTGTGAAACTACACCTGATGTTTGATATGATTGTGTCGCCACACTCACGCATATTGAACAAATTAATTCCCAATCTAGAGAGTCTCACATCGCTTAAACTTTCAAGTTATGGTTTCTCTGACGAAACACTAGTTGCGAGTGTCTTCCCTCCCAATCTGTCTAACCTAACGTTGGTTCGCATGAGAAATGTTTCGATGGAAGAGTTGGGTAAGCTACCAAAGCTACACTATCTCACCTTAAAATATGTTCATGTTTCTGAAAATATAGAGAGGATGAAGATATTGCATGACGGGTTCCCCTGCCTCGAGGCCCTCTCCCTCAAAAGAATGTTTCGTCTGAGAGTTATCGACGTAGAAGAAGGTGGAATGCCGTGCCTCAGTAAACTCCGGATCCGTGAATGCTCATATCTGAAGAGTACTGAGAATCTGCCCAAACACATCATCATATCATTTGCATAACCTGCAGGTATGAAGCTACTTTATTGGTTATGTTTTGTTACTCCATATATATGAAGTTGGCCTCATTTCAGGTTCTGACTTGCCAAAGATAGAGAAACAAAGTGGAGTTGAGTGATATGAGTTCAACAAGAGTCAAAGAGAAGACTCAAGTTCAACACTCTGAGGTGTCTTGTGGTTTACTCACTTGTCctactttaggagtcccgatttaTCAGTTTTGGGtatcccactttaggagtccagGTTGAAATATTCCACAAATGGTATTAGgtcttacattccactaaccttttatcattcacattccactatctttcttcatcaattttcctttacaattcttaaaacccgtacaGAACTCAAcagagactcctaaagtgggacggagggagtattatatttagaTGACATAGATATTTGAGTCCATGTATCAATTAGTAGGGTGGTGTTGGAATTAATTGCCTCTAGgattcaattaatattagtttGGAACATCTTTTGAATCAGACATACTAGAGATATTCTTTCAAATGTGTCGGAATGAAGGGTGTTGAACAatgctaattgagaatttagagagagaatatatGGTTCAGGTGGCAAAATTTattgatgagagagaatttggtgatattaattcatatgattatttaaattctgAGCCCATTATCGAAATTGGGCTTCAAAATATTAGGCACACGCACTCCTATTTTTATGAAGATGATCATCGGTCCAAATGATTAACGCGCCCATACAATACTATCGcacaaaattttgtatttaagcactattatcattattggttacttacaaaaatatattgtctATAATTTATGGAAGCCCCTTCATCAGCAAATTGTGATTATAAACGCAGTTAACAACATGATCATTACATACACATCACATATAAGTTTTTCTATCTGCAACTATATATGTACGCCCTGCATTCATTATCAAttgttttaaacttttaatagtAGATGATACAAGTCTTAATACAAATTGGTACAatagaaaagagaaattttattttgaagtatCAAAAATGGacaaagagaaagagagaataattggtgggcatatcaaaaaaaatgaaaagagatttaatatttttgaattgattaaaGTTATATAATCagattattgattaattatccAGGaaggaaatatatattttgtatatcaaTCTAGCTATAAATGTTTGACGAACTTAGTTTGTAAGACCCTCAAATCAATAGGTCATGATTCAAATAactactactacctccgtccctcaaaTATTGACACATTTTGACccgacacaagttttaagaaatgtaatggaaagttggtgggatgtgggtcctacttttaaagtatttgttttataataaaatgtgggtaGGAATGAGTTACTCCAGTAGAATAtggggtccattaccaaaaatggtaaaaaatgaagtatgtcaaactttcagggacggaccgaaatggtaaactgtgtcaaactttcagggacgaaGGGTAGTATCACGGAGGGAATGAGGAACCACTCTCGACACAAAATAGCTAGAAAGGCATGTTAACATACATTGGCCCCATACTATTGATCTTTGTCTAGATTAAGCTAAATTTAATGGGGAAAATCAATAAGTGATTGTAAATTCTTTTCATAATCTTACAACGGTACAATAGCTTCATTCATTCTATGCAAACTACTCGAGCTTGGCTCATGCAGCACATGGAGGAACCATGCATTTGGAGAAGAATCCCAGCATTTTTTtctgaagaaaaaaaatcaatatgagatactaatattctatttatcaTTGCCACAAGTATAAATTGAAAGTAAATTACTTACTCTTTTAGAATTTTCGAGTAGCTCGGGTGGAATCTTGTATAGATCCTCATCCACGGGTTTAGCAGAAACCGAGGATCTATGTTGTACAAGGTTTCCAGATCTAGTAGTATTACTCTATTTTGGATGGTGTTCGTGAGGGACTGCCTGATTTAATCTTGGTTGATTCATCAAGTCACGAACCTTAACTTTCTTCATTTGCTTATTTGTATGTGGATAACACTCCTCTTGCCTGACACAAAATTTCAAGCTATATAAAATAGATCGGGCaggaacaaaaaaaaaagtttcagGGAGCTTAAATCGACATTTCCCGTGtgttaaactaaaaaaattcaagaaatacaTAATGTAAGGTAAAAAAAGATTTAGTGAAATACCTTAAATGATTATTGACgtcattaataaaaattaaagcttgATTTATTCttatagtatttcttttttgaagTTAAAGCTTGAATATGAATAaatcgatttttatttttatgtaactTAAAATTAATGGTATCAATAACTATTGGTAAGGTATTAgaaacaagaataaaataaattaatgtcaGTATGGATTAAAAAACATTTCTCCCACAAGATATAAGGGAGTAGTATtcaatagtagtaatattttttggtgGAAAAATAAGTGAAACTAGCACACTCGCAATGAACCGTGACTAGAGCTGTCAAAATTGATCCTATCTGATTAGAAAAAATGTATTTGACCCACAAGCAGCCCAAATATTTGTAACGTACCAATTGAGTTATTTAAGTTGCTACATTTTATAGATTTTAATTGGATCCATTACAATCTTACCTACCATTTTTTCATTGGATGTATGTGATTGACTGACTGATTGTAGAAGGTTTGATATGCACTATCCAGCATAAATAATTCCACCGACACCATTTACACTGTAATCTTTATTGTTCTAAGATTATATTGTAATAGTccaaattttagatttttcaaTCAATATAGATCAGTCTATAGCTATCTTCCAGCCTGCATACTggaatattatatatactataaaaattatgaattatttatactTGACATATAAAATAACTACATTTAACTTAATAACctatgaaaaataatcatcattctaatcataaaatttgattaaattataatgaGTCGTATAAGATTggtaaacaaaaatattaatttacaaatttcaatttttttgattcaTCTCATTTATGTATTAAACGATGTCTTTAGTAATGTTCAAAACATGTTGTTTAATtgtaataagaaaaaaatacttatttaatgaaataatattgttttgagAATCACAATAATACATAATTTTGTAAACGGAAGAGACgtttgagaaaaattaaaatttttatactttagtacagtaatattttgtttccTAATCTTGCGGACTGattagattttgaaaaaaatgccatagtttgaataattattaagTGACCACAAAATGCAGTTGTTTAAATCACTTAATAGGTTAAACGCAAGaataatatttacaaaaataattttttattataaacaaaatataggaaaaaattaaaaggattAAAAAAAGTAGTGAGAACCATAAACTCGGCGAGGAAAAGGCTTCTCATAAGGGCATTCACATCGCGTTTCGATGCGGTCCCtatctcgtctcgacgagacgagacaaCATCAAGACGGCGATGCGGCATGCATCTCGTCCCCAAGAGACGAGCCGTCTCGATGTGTGACGCGTCCCGAAGAGGCCGGTCTCGAGCTGGCAAGACACGCGCGGGGCGTGACGTCCACTCGCCGGCAtgcgagtgggcgtcgtaaTAATGAcgtcaaaattcattttaaaaaaaaattcaattttttgaaaaaaaaaaaatttaagtgtgcaatttgaattcaatttgaaaaaaaaatcaatttttttaaaaatcaattttttaaaaatttaatttttcgtcactagagaactccttctgcttatttgcctccatttttttttatttgaatttaagtgtgcaatttgtaatttctagttttttaaattatgtcttttttatttttttaggtatttaaattataattttattttatttaatgaagtgtgtttttattaattgaatttgttggaaataaaaata
The genomic region above belongs to Salvia hispanica cultivar TCC Black 2014 chromosome 3, UniMelb_Shisp_WGS_1.0, whole genome shotgun sequence and contains:
- the LOC125214597 gene encoding disease susceptibility protein LOV1-like: MAAEAAISSVVELLGNLLIEKVNSLRGVEGKVRSLKDELKSMQSFLRDANRREAKEERVRDWIRELREIAYDAEDTIEMFLINVENVKSRGLVKRCTSFPKRMYHTDRIGDEIESIRARLDAIDKSRERYGIQIVDETEMSQVELRRRLCAWQKDEHLVGVEDTVEKVMREAILDEEKRGLSVVVIQGMGGIGKSTLAREIYNHPAVVSGPFDRRGWVVVSSEFAPQETIKQLIFQLSGSEVEKKEVMEEIQKLEQSMKDKQFLLQKLQEMLHKQLEESTYFIVMDDVWEQDHWDYFNTAFPHQQDKTSRLLLTTRNKIIAKHDQYALKMKLLDPEKSWELFLKKAFVNNTNGTCPEELESIGKKILEKCDGLPLAISVAGGLLVDSQDKSRWKQVLDHIDSNILENTVPNILALSYQNLSPQLKSCFLCAAFFKEDFIISSNEIISIWHAQGLIQEKGGRSVVECGRAYLNELINRSMLQIQDLTIDGQVKGFRLHDLIREVCIAKAEQEMSVKIVKGEEDERGCSSESSYKPRHHVVYNKSSETLSSNQNKYLRSAFLFNVGGKSLTNNIPSPYWKSFELLKILYLDGFPFTKLPSSFRCLVGLKYLRIHTNNSWEYLKLPSWLARFNKLEFLYVEYAQFTGVALKMESLLNFGARGVHGKPMKVENWKSIESLKGIRLEDWVEMSSGLMPNSHLRELHIYVRMIDSMDSMIGDMDGMVSRGRASLQTMTNLVKLHLMFDMIVSPHSRILNKLIPNLESLTSLKLSSYGFSDETLVASVFPPNLSNLTLVRMRNVSMEELGKLPKLHYLTLKYVHVSENIERMKILHDGFPCLEALSLKRMFRLRVIDVEEGGMPCLSKLRIRECSYLKSTENLPKHIIISFA